One Paraburkholderia aromaticivorans genomic region harbors:
- the cobT gene encoding nicotinate-nucleotide--dimethylbenzimidazole phosphoribosyltransferase — MTSLPRLPGLPEVEPLDQTLRAELQHIIDTKTKPPGSLGRLETLARQMGLIQRTTHPTVTRPAMIVFAGDHGVAEEGVSPYPQAVTAQMVANFLAGGAAINALSRVSGIELEVVNAGIATPLPSTAGLVDIPIAAGTRNFAREPAMSRDQALAAMQAGAARVRHHAALGTNVIGFGEMGIANTSAAACLMSRLCGVPIDECVGRGTGLDNAGLARKRNVLASALARHPVSNDPLDVLATFGGFEIAMMAGAYLAAAEARMTILVDGFIGTSALLIADAFAPSVREYCVFAHASNEAGHRRMLDHFGALPLLSLDMRLGEGTGAALAVPLLRAATAFINEMASFESAGVANRDA, encoded by the coding sequence ATGACTTCATTGCCACGTTTGCCCGGACTGCCCGAAGTCGAACCGCTCGATCAAACGCTGCGTGCCGAGCTGCAGCACATCATCGATACCAAGACGAAGCCGCCCGGCAGTCTCGGCCGGCTCGAAACGCTCGCGCGTCAGATGGGCCTGATTCAGCGCACGACGCACCCCACCGTGACGCGCCCGGCGATGATCGTGTTCGCCGGCGACCACGGCGTTGCCGAGGAAGGCGTGAGCCCTTATCCGCAAGCGGTGACCGCGCAGATGGTCGCCAACTTCCTCGCGGGCGGCGCGGCGATCAATGCATTGAGCCGCGTCTCGGGCATCGAGCTCGAAGTCGTCAACGCGGGCATTGCGACGCCGTTGCCATCCACCGCAGGACTCGTCGACATTCCGATCGCGGCCGGCACCCGCAACTTCGCGCGCGAACCGGCCATGAGCCGCGACCAGGCGCTCGCCGCGATGCAGGCGGGCGCGGCGCGCGTGCGGCATCACGCGGCGCTCGGCACCAATGTGATCGGCTTCGGCGAGATGGGGATTGCCAACACCTCGGCGGCCGCGTGTCTGATGAGCCGGTTGTGCGGCGTGCCGATCGACGAATGCGTCGGCCGCGGCACGGGTCTCGACAACGCGGGGCTTGCGAGGAAGCGCAACGTGCTGGCGTCGGCGCTCGCGCGTCACCCTGTGTCCAACGATCCGCTCGACGTGCTCGCCACCTTCGGCGGTTTCGAGATCGCGATGATGGCGGGCGCGTATCTCGCGGCCGCCGAGGCGCGCATGACGATTCTGGTCGACGGCTTCATCGGGACCTCGGCGTTGCTGATTGCCGACGCCTTCGCGCCGAGCGTGCGCGAGTACTGCGTGTTCGCGCATGCGTCGAACGAAGCGGGGCATCGGCGCATGCTGGATCATTTCGGCGCGCTGCCGTTGCTGTCGCTCGACATGCGTCTCGGCGAAGGCACCGGCGCGGCGCTCGCGGTGCCGCTGTTGCGCGCGGCAACGGCGTTCATCAACGAAATGGCGAGCTTCGAATCGGCCGGCGTCGCGAATCGCGATGCGTGA
- a CDS encoding adenosylcobinamide-GDP ribazoletransferase, giving the protein MNPLAELRYFFTALGYFTRVPVPRWVGYEPHYLNAAARYFPLVGVLVGGLSALVYLAALRVFPAGVAVLLSMAASLLVTGAFHEDGLADCIDAFGGAYTREDVLRIMHDSRIGAFGAIALVIALALKWQTLAALPPMRAASLMIAAHAASRTCAISYLATLDYVRAEGKAKPVAQRLSAGAFICAAIFGLPWLLWPNWLAVPDWRFASSVLVVLIVLRVAVGRYFVRRIGGYTGDCLGFAQQVFELSIYLVGLAWISS; this is encoded by the coding sequence ATGAACCCGCTCGCGGAACTGCGCTATTTCTTCACGGCGCTCGGCTATTTCACGCGCGTGCCCGTGCCGCGTTGGGTCGGCTATGAGCCGCATTATCTGAACGCGGCGGCGCGTTATTTTCCGCTCGTCGGCGTATTGGTCGGCGGATTGAGCGCACTGGTCTATCTTGCCGCGCTGCGTGTATTCCCGGCGGGCGTGGCAGTGCTGTTGTCGATGGCCGCGTCGCTGCTCGTGACCGGCGCGTTTCACGAAGACGGTCTGGCTGATTGCATCGATGCGTTCGGTGGCGCCTATACGCGCGAAGATGTATTGCGAATCATGCATGACTCGCGCATCGGTGCTTTCGGCGCCATTGCGCTCGTCATAGCGCTTGCATTGAAGTGGCAAACGCTCGCCGCATTGCCGCCGATGCGCGCCGCAAGTCTGATGATTGCCGCGCACGCGGCGAGCCGTACGTGTGCGATCAGCTACCTGGCCACGCTCGATTACGTGCGTGCCGAAGGCAAGGCCAAACCGGTGGCGCAGCGCCTGAGCGCCGGCGCGTTCATTTGCGCCGCGATCTTCGGCTTGCCGTGGCTGCTGTGGCCGAACTGGCTCGCTGTGCCGGACTGGCGCTTCGCGAGTTCGGTGCTCGTGGTTCTGATCGTACTTCGCGTGGCAGTGGGCCGTTATTTCGTCAGACGCATTGGCGGCTATACCGGCGACTGCCTCGGCTTCGCGCAGCAAGTTTTTGAATTGAGCATCTACCTGGTGGGGCTCGCATGGATATCGTCCTGA
- the cobC gene encoding alpha-ribazole phosphatase, protein MDIVLIRHPAVALDAGVCYGHSDVALAEDAEVSSTTLSLKLATLQVPAPRVLMSSPLKRCSALAAELANDFGCVVSHDDRLMEMNFGDWEAQRWDAIDRELLDDWAANFEHARAHGGESVAQFVARVRAWLDAFALTRELSPAYVVTHAGVMRAIASIVLDVPLERCLRWSLDTTGIVWLRRNDETQQWVLVRWNA, encoded by the coding sequence ATGGATATCGTCCTGATTCGTCATCCCGCCGTCGCGCTCGATGCGGGCGTGTGTTACGGCCACAGCGACGTGGCGCTCGCCGAAGATGCCGAGGTGTCGTCGACGACACTCTCCCTGAAGCTCGCGACCTTGCAGGTGCCCGCGCCACGCGTGCTGATGTCGAGTCCGTTGAAGCGCTGCTCGGCGCTCGCCGCCGAGTTGGCCAACGACTTCGGCTGTGTCGTCAGTCACGACGACCGGCTGATGGAAATGAACTTCGGCGATTGGGAAGCGCAACGCTGGGACGCCATCGATCGCGAATTGCTCGACGACTGGGCGGCCAACTTCGAACACGCGCGTGCGCATGGCGGCGAAAGCGTCGCGCAGTTCGTCGCGCGGGTGCGTGCATGGCTCGACGCATTCGCCCTCACGCGCGAGTTGTCGCCGGCTTATGTGGTCACGCATGCGGGCGTGATGCGGGCGATTGCGTCGATCGTGCTGGATGTACCGCTGGAACGTTGTTTGCGATGGTCGCTCGATACGACCGGGATCGTCTGGTTGCGCAGAAACGATGAAACGCAGCAGTGGGTGTTGGTGCGGTGGAATGCGTGA
- a CDS encoding cobalamin-binding protein — MNRLALASALFINALHAHAAISVIDDTGAIVTLPAPAQRVISLAPHVTELLYAAGGGAKVVGAVSYSDYPPEAKQLPRVGDNKALDLERIVALKPDLIVVWRHGNAQRQLDRLREMHIPLFFSEPHHLDDVAVSLTKLGQLLGTSSTADAAAAAYRQDIAKLRNQYASRPPVSVFYQVWDQPLMTLNGEHMVSDVIALCGGRNVFAKLEPLVPTVSTEAVLAANPEAIVTAAPGATKPDTTLPQLGAWRAWPSLTAVANNNLFAIDGDLINRPAPRIAQGAKQMCEDLEVARSHRKPGAQ, encoded by the coding sequence ATGAACCGACTCGCCCTCGCCTCCGCACTCTTCATCAACGCCCTGCACGCTCATGCCGCCATCTCCGTCATTGACGATACCGGCGCAATCGTCACGTTGCCCGCCCCCGCGCAACGTGTCATCAGCCTCGCGCCGCACGTCACCGAATTGCTGTATGCCGCGGGTGGCGGCGCGAAAGTGGTCGGCGCCGTGTCGTACAGCGACTATCCGCCCGAGGCGAAACAGTTGCCGCGCGTCGGCGATAACAAGGCGCTCGATCTCGAGCGCATCGTCGCGCTCAAGCCCGATCTGATCGTGGTGTGGCGGCATGGCAATGCGCAGCGTCAGCTCGATCGCCTGCGCGAGATGCACATTCCGTTGTTCTTCAGCGAGCCGCATCATCTCGACGACGTGGCCGTGTCGCTGACGAAGCTCGGACAATTGCTCGGCACGTCATCGACGGCGGATGCGGCTGCGGCCGCCTACCGTCAGGACATCGCGAAGCTACGCAACCAGTATGCGAGCCGTCCGCCCGTCAGCGTGTTCTATCAGGTGTGGGATCAACCGTTGATGACGCTCAACGGCGAGCACATGGTCAGCGACGTCATCGCGCTGTGCGGTGGCCGCAACGTATTCGCCAAACTCGAGCCGCTGGTGCCGACGGTTTCGACCGAAGCCGTGCTCGCCGCGAATCCGGAAGCGATCGTCACGGCGGCGCCGGGCGCGACCAAACCGGACACCACCTTGCCGCAACTCGGTGCATGGCGCGCATGGCCGAGCCTGACCGCTGTGGCAAACAACAATCTCTTTGCTATCGACGGCGATCTGATCAACCGCCCGGCGCCTCGCATTGCGCAAGGCGCGAAGCAAATGTGCGAGGACCTTGAAGTGGCGCGCTCACACAGGAAGCCAGGCGCGCAATAA
- the cobD gene encoding threonine-phosphate decarboxylase CobD, whose protein sequence is MVDSVSGHVDETHAAIEAIVHGGNLHEAARRYDIPYAQWLDLSTGINPHGYPVPPVPADAWRRLPDDGDDFAACAARYYGAPDAAHVLPVAGSQAAIRALPALLPRACVGIAPLTYSEYAPAFERSGHEVMPLDAAWETLPEALMHVVVVNPNNPTAAHLSAARLLHWQAQLSARGGTLLVDEAFADTMPSASLAASTHREGLIVLRSPGKFFGLAGVRAGFVLGVPALLHSLRVTLGAWTVSGPGRHAVKAAFADEAWQRNMRTRLEAESARLVGLLHAQGFNTRSTPLFAWTDDPRAAALHEALARRGVWTRLFTSPGSVRFGLPASEAEWARFEESLREAVREIDPTRAG, encoded by the coding sequence ATGGTTGATTCAGTGAGCGGCCACGTGGACGAAACCCACGCCGCGATAGAGGCGATCGTGCACGGCGGCAATCTGCACGAAGCGGCCAGACGGTATGACATTCCGTACGCGCAGTGGCTCGATCTGTCGACGGGTATCAATCCGCACGGCTATCCGGTCCCGCCGGTCCCCGCCGATGCATGGCGTCGCCTGCCCGACGACGGCGACGATTTCGCCGCCTGCGCCGCGCGCTATTACGGCGCGCCCGATGCGGCACATGTGCTGCCCGTCGCGGGCAGCCAGGCGGCGATTCGCGCGCTTCCCGCGCTGCTGCCGCGCGCATGCGTCGGCATCGCGCCACTCACATATAGCGAATACGCGCCTGCATTCGAACGCAGCGGCCATGAAGTGATGCCGCTCGATGCCGCCTGGGAAACATTGCCCGAAGCGCTCATGCATGTGGTCGTCGTGAATCCGAACAATCCGACCGCCGCGCATCTGAGCGCCGCCAGGCTGCTGCACTGGCAGGCGCAGTTGAGCGCGCGCGGCGGCACGCTGCTGGTCGATGAAGCCTTCGCCGATACGATGCCGTCGGCGTCGCTCGCGGCGAGCACGCATCGCGAAGGCTTGATCGTGTTGCGCTCGCCGGGGAAATTCTTCGGCCTCGCCGGCGTGCGCGCGGGGTTCGTACTCGGCGTGCCTGCTTTGCTTCACAGTTTGCGCGTCACGCTCGGCGCGTGGACGGTCAGTGGTCCAGGCCGCCACGCCGTCAAAGCCGCATTCGCCGACGAGGCCTGGCAACGGAATATGCGCACACGACTCGAAGCCGAAAGCGCGCGGCTGGTCGGTCTGTTGCATGCTCAAGGCTTCAACACACGCAGCACGCCGCTCTTCGCGTGGACCGACGACCCACGCGCCGCCGCTTTGCACGAAGCCCTCGCACGACGTGGCGTGTGGACGCGTCTATTCACATCGCCGGGGAGCGTTCGATTCGGCTTGCCCGCGAGCGAAGCCGAATGGGCACGTTTCGAAGAGAGCTTGCGCGAAGCCGTACGAGAAATCGATCCCACGCGAGCGGGCTGA
- the cbiB gene encoding adenosylcobinamide-phosphate synthase CbiB has translation MLSLPLLVTLTAAGVVVDRWFGEPRAAHPLVGFGKWAMRLETRYNTGRRLRLKGLLAWSLAVMPPVLIAWCLVAVLPFYAACVVHVLLLWFALGARSLHEHIAPIALALAQRDLPQARLLTARIVSRETADADEGALSRAAVESALENGNDAIFGALFWFAIAGGPGALAFRLANTLDAMWGYRTPRYLRYGWAAARIDDVLNWIPARLTAASYALLGDTRTAWRCWREQAPRWDSPNAGPVMASGAGSLNVLIGGPAVYHGALEHRPTLGFGHTAKASHVTAALMLVERTVILWLAVLIVLALLSVPFHG, from the coding sequence ATGCTCTCGCTCCCGCTTCTCGTGACGCTGACCGCTGCGGGCGTCGTCGTCGACCGATGGTTCGGCGAGCCGCGCGCGGCGCATCCGCTGGTGGGCTTCGGCAAATGGGCGATGCGTCTCGAAACGCGCTACAACACCGGCCGGCGCTTGCGGCTCAAAGGTCTGCTGGCGTGGTCGCTGGCCGTCATGCCGCCGGTGCTGATCGCATGGTGTCTGGTCGCCGTGCTGCCGTTTTACGCGGCCTGCGTGGTGCATGTGCTGCTGCTGTGGTTCGCGCTCGGCGCGCGCAGTCTGCACGAGCACATCGCGCCGATCGCGCTGGCGTTGGCGCAGCGCGATCTTCCGCAAGCGCGTTTGCTGACCGCACGCATCGTCTCGCGCGAAACTGCGGATGCCGACGAAGGTGCGTTATCGCGCGCCGCCGTCGAGTCAGCGCTCGAAAACGGCAACGACGCGATCTTCGGCGCGCTGTTCTGGTTCGCCATCGCGGGCGGTCCGGGCGCGCTCGCGTTCCGCCTCGCCAACACACTCGACGCAATGTGGGGTTATCGCACGCCACGCTATTTGCGCTACGGCTGGGCCGCCGCGCGTATCGACGACGTGCTCAACTGGATTCCCGCACGTCTGACCGCCGCCAGCTATGCACTCCTCGGCGACACGCGCACCGCGTGGCGCTGCTGGCGCGAGCAGGCGCCACGGTGGGACAGCCCGAACGCCGGGCCGGTGATGGCTTCTGGCGCGGGCAGTCTGAACGTGCTGATCGGCGGACCGGCGGTGTATCACGGCGCGCTGGAACACAGGCCGACACTCGGCTTCGGGCATACCGCGAAAGCCAGCCATGTGACCGCCGCATTGATGCTGGTCGAGCGCACGGTCATTCTGTGGCTCGCGGTGCTGATCGTGCTGGCGTTGTTGAGCGTGCCGTTTCATGGTTGA
- the cobU gene encoding bifunctional adenosylcobinamide kinase/adenosylcobinamide-phosphate guanylyltransferase: MTPRDLTFILGGARSGKSVHAEQLAADSALPVTYIATARVTDDVEFRARIAHHRERRPAHWQLFEAGVDLAGAVTQNDASGHCILIDCLTLWLANLLCPPEGDALPLDRYHAHVAALEAALVNAKGKLLVVSNEIGLGVVPLGAATRLYVDELGRLNQRIAALSTESTMMVAGLPLALKTASHV; the protein is encoded by the coding sequence ATGACTCCCCGCGACCTTACCTTCATACTCGGCGGCGCCCGTTCGGGCAAGAGCGTGCACGCCGAACAGCTTGCCGCCGACAGCGCCCTGCCCGTCACCTACATCGCCACCGCGCGCGTGACGGATGACGTCGAATTCCGCGCGCGCATCGCGCATCATCGCGAACGGCGTCCGGCGCATTGGCAACTGTTCGAAGCGGGCGTCGATCTCGCCGGCGCCGTGACGCAAAACGACGCGTCCGGCCACTGCATCCTGATCGATTGCTTGACGCTGTGGCTCGCCAATCTGCTGTGTCCGCCGGAAGGCGACGCTCTGCCGCTCGATCGCTATCACGCGCACGTCGCCGCGCTCGAAGCGGCGCTCGTCAACGCCAAAGGCAAGCTCCTCGTGGTCAGCAACGAAATCGGCCTGGGCGTGGTGCCGCTCGGCGCGGCCACGCGTCTTTACGTCGATGAACTCGGCCGACTCAATCAGCGTATCGCCGCATTGAGCACCGAGTCCACGATGATGGTCGCCGGTTTGCCGCTCGCGCTGAAAACCGCGAGCCACGTGTGA
- a CDS encoding cobyric acid synthase, whose protein sequence is MIQGTTSDAGKSTLVAGLCRLARRAGVRVAPFKPQNMALNSAVTVDGGEIGRAQALQAIAAGIAAHTDLNPVLLKPTSDRGAQVIIHGKARMNLDARAYHDYKPVAFEAVLESYARLQAAYETIFVEGAGSPAEINLRDRDIANMGFAEAVDCPVVLVADIDRGGVFAHLTGTLACLSESEQARVRGFIINRFRGDVSLLKPGLDWLEAKTGKPVLGVVPYLHGLTLDAEDMLPPELRAAHSGGAGRMLRVVVPVLPHISNHTDFDALRAHPQVDFHYVRSGTPPPPADLIILPGSKNVPGDLAFLRAQGWDAVLQKHLRYGGRVIGICGGMQMLGREVADPHGVEGAPGTSAGLGWLDYSTVLTRDKTLKNVTGHLALPGAPEVAGYEIHMGETRGPALDTPALRLGDAQAAHPDGAISADGQILATYVHGLFDTPAACAALLAWAGLSDAEEIDYPALREASLERLADTLAEHLDLPKLFAAIG, encoded by the coding sequence ATGATTCAGGGCACCACGTCCGATGCCGGCAAGAGCACGCTGGTCGCCGGTTTGTGCCGCCTCGCGCGCCGCGCCGGGGTGCGGGTCGCGCCGTTCAAGCCGCAAAACATGGCGCTCAACAGCGCGGTGACAGTGGATGGCGGCGAGATTGGCCGCGCTCAGGCTTTGCAGGCGATCGCCGCCGGCATTGCCGCGCACACGGATCTGAATCCGGTGCTGCTCAAGCCGACCAGCGACCGCGGCGCGCAAGTGATCATCCACGGCAAGGCGCGCATGAATCTCGACGCGCGGGCGTATCACGACTACAAGCCCGTCGCGTTCGAAGCGGTGCTGGAATCGTATGCGCGTCTGCAGGCGGCGTACGAGACGATTTTCGTTGAAGGCGCGGGCAGCCCCGCCGAAATTAATCTGCGCGATCGCGATATCGCCAACATGGGTTTCGCGGAAGCGGTCGATTGTCCGGTCGTGCTGGTGGCCGATATCGACCGCGGCGGCGTGTTCGCCCATTTGACGGGCACGCTCGCGTGTTTGTCGGAGAGCGAGCAGGCGCGGGTGCGCGGTTTCATCATCAACCGCTTTCGCGGCGACGTCAGTTTGCTGAAGCCCGGCTTGGACTGGCTCGAAGCGAAGACCGGCAAGCCGGTGCTCGGCGTCGTTCCCTATCTGCACGGCCTGACGCTCGACGCCGAAGATATGCTGCCGCCCGAATTGCGCGCGGCGCACAGCGGCGGCGCGGGGCGCATGTTGCGGGTGGTCGTGCCGGTGCTGCCGCACATCAGCAATCACACGGATTTCGACGCGCTGCGCGCGCATCCGCAGGTCGATTTTCACTACGTGCGCAGCGGCACACCACCGCCCCCGGCTGATCTGATCATTTTGCCGGGCTCGAAGAACGTGCCCGGCGACCTGGCGTTTTTGCGCGCGCAAGGCTGGGACGCGGTGCTGCAAAAGCATTTGCGTTATGGCGGCCGCGTGATCGGCATTTGCGGCGGCATGCAGATGCTCGGGCGCGAAGTGGCCGATCCGCATGGCGTGGAGGGCGCGCCGGGGACGTCGGCGGGACTGGGCTGGCTCGATTACTCGACGGTGCTCACGCGCGACAAGACGCTCAAGAATGTCACCGGACACCTCGCGTTGCCGGGCGCGCCCGAAGTGGCCGGCTACGAGATCCATATGGGCGAGACGCGCGGCCCGGCGCTCGACACGCCCGCGCTGCGCCTGGGCGATGCCCAGGCGGCGCATCCCGATGGCGCGATTTCCGCCGACGGCCAGATTCTCGCGACTTACGTCCACGGGTTGTTTGACACACCGGCCGCGTGCGCCGCGTTGCTCGCTTGGGCGGGTTTGAGCGATGCCGAGGAAATCGACTATCCGGCGTTGCGCGAAGCGTCGCTGGAACGGCTCGCGGATACGCTGGCGGAGCATCTCGATCTGCCGAAATTGTTTGCGGCGATTGGGTGA
- a CDS encoding DoxX family protein produces the protein MNSNRSADLAALLLRVALGVLYLAHSLQKIFVFTLPGTAQFFVSLGLPGWLGYVTAFVELFGGIALLLGVQVRWVALVLLPFMLGAMSQHLHNGWGFASPNGGWEYPAFWAVTLVVQSLLGGGALAFRGARAPRAVAA, from the coding sequence ATGAACTCGAACCGCTCCGCCGATCTGGCCGCTCTACTTCTTCGCGTCGCCTTGGGCGTGCTGTATCTCGCTCACAGTCTGCAGAAGATCTTCGTCTTCACGCTGCCCGGCACGGCGCAGTTCTTCGTTTCGCTCGGCTTGCCGGGTTGGCTCGGCTATGTGACGGCGTTCGTCGAACTGTTCGGCGGCATCGCGCTGCTGCTCGGCGTGCAGGTCCGCTGGGTCGCACTGGTGCTGCTGCCGTTCATGCTCGGCGCGATGTCGCAGCATCTGCATAACGGTTGGGGTTTTGCGTCGCCGAACGGCGGCTGGGAATATCCGGCGTTCTGGGCGGTGACGTTAGTGGTGCAGTCGCTGCTCGGCGGCGGGGCGCTGGCGTTCCGTGGGGCGAGGGCGCCTCGGGCGGTGGCTGCCTGA
- a CDS encoding PaaI family thioesterase, translating to MSKLRPECTVEHLHERQKGSLPGLLGVHVLSLEEGVLTAELTVRKELLAPNGFLHAATVIGLADTACGYACLAHLPETARNFTTIELKSNFLGTATEGTIRAVATGVHLGRSTQVWDATVTDPNGKTMALFRCTQMVLY from the coding sequence ATGAGCAAACTCCGCCCGGAATGCACCGTCGAACATCTCCACGAACGCCAGAAAGGCTCGTTGCCCGGCTTGCTGGGCGTGCATGTGCTGTCGCTGGAAGAAGGCGTCCTGACCGCGGAATTGACCGTGCGCAAGGAATTACTCGCGCCGAACGGCTTTTTGCATGCCGCCACCGTGATCGGTCTCGCCGACACCGCCTGCGGCTACGCCTGCCTCGCCCACTTGCCGGAGACGGCGCGCAATTTCACGACCATCGAGCTGAAAAGCAATTTTCTCGGCACGGCGACGGAGGGAACGATCCGCGCGGTCGCGACGGGCGTGCATCTTGGGCGCAGCACGCAAGTGTGGGACGCCACGGTCACCGATCCGAACGGCAAGACGATGGCGCTGTTTCGGTGTACGCAGATGGTGTTGTATTGA
- a CDS encoding ParA family protein translates to MTVIVVANPKGGVGKSTLSTNLAGYFAAAGEWVALADLDKQQSAHAWLSLRPDTLPAIETWEVNQDAPAKPPKGLEHAVIDTPAGLHGNRLSIALDLADKVIVPLQPSMFDILATQEFLERLAKEKAVRKGAIEIGVVGMRVDARTRSAEQLHRFVEGLKLPVLGFLRDTQNYVQLAAHGLTLWDVAKSRVEKDLEQWQPIIEWTNGSGKKG, encoded by the coding sequence ATGACGGTGATCGTGGTGGCGAATCCGAAGGGCGGCGTGGGTAAAAGCACGCTGTCGACCAATCTGGCCGGCTATTTCGCCGCGGCCGGCGAATGGGTCGCATTGGCGGACCTGGACAAACAGCAGTCCGCGCACGCGTGGCTGTCGTTGCGGCCCGACACGCTGCCGGCCATCGAAACCTGGGAAGTCAATCAGGACGCGCCGGCCAAACCGCCCAAAGGCCTGGAGCACGCGGTCATCGACACGCCGGCCGGGCTGCACGGCAATCGTCTGAGTATCGCGCTCGACCTGGCCGACAAGGTGATCGTGCCGCTCCAGCCGTCCATGTTCGATATTCTCGCCACCCAGGAATTCCTCGAGCGGCTGGCCAAGGAGAAGGCCGTCAGGAAAGGCGCGATCGAAATCGGCGTGGTCGGCATGCGCGTCGATGCGCGCACGCGCTCGGCGGAGCAACTGCATCGTTTTGTCGAGGGGTTGAAGCTGCCGGTGCTGGGCTTTTTGCGCGACACGCAGAATTACGTGCAACTCGCGGCCCACGGGCTGACCCTGTGGGACGTCGCGAAAAGCCGTGTGGAGAAGGATCTGGAGCAGTGGCAGCCGATTATCGAATGGACTAACGGAAGCGGCAAGAAGGGATGA
- the panD gene encoding aspartate 1-decarboxylase → MQRNMLKSKIHRVAVTHCELHYEGSCAIDEDLLDAANIVENERIDIWNINNGERFSTYAIKGERGSGMISLNGSAARRAQLGDLVIIAAFAVVDEAELKAGWKPDLVFVDDNNKIKGSRDHVPTQNWT, encoded by the coding sequence ATGCAACGCAACATGCTGAAGTCGAAGATCCACCGCGTCGCGGTCACGCACTGCGAGCTGCACTACGAAGGCTCGTGCGCGATCGACGAGGATTTGCTGGACGCGGCGAATATTGTCGAAAACGAGCGGATCGACATCTGGAACATCAACAACGGCGAGCGTTTCTCGACCTACGCGATCAAGGGTGAACGCGGCAGCGGCATGATTTCGCTGAACGGTTCGGCCGCGCGGCGCGCGCAACTGGGCGATCTGGTGATCATCGCGGCGTTCGCGGTAGTCGACGAGGCGGAACTGAAGGCCGGCTGGAAGCCGGACCTGGTATTCGTGGATGACAACAACAAGATCAAGGGCAGCCGCGATCACGTGCCGACGCAGAACTGGACCTGA
- the panC gene encoding pantoate--beta-alanine ligase — MKVISSIHELRDQLRGQNRTAFVPTMGNLHEGHLSLMRIARQHGDPVVASIFVNRLQFGPNEDFDKYPRTMEADIEKLQKENVYVLFAPTERDLYPEPQEYRVHPPHDLGDILEGEFRPGFFQGVCTVVMKLMSCVQPRVAVFGKKDYQQLMIVRRMCNQFALPTDIIAAETIRDTDGLALSSRNRYLQATERAEAPELAAELNRVRDAVLSGERDFAKIEQAAMAALAARGWQPDYIAVRKRSDLLPPGPQDANAELVVLAAAKLGATRLIDNLEI, encoded by the coding sequence ATGAAAGTCATCAGCTCGATCCATGAATTGCGCGACCAGTTGCGCGGCCAGAATCGCACTGCCTTTGTGCCGACGATGGGCAACCTGCACGAAGGCCATCTGTCGCTGATGCGTATTGCTCGCCAGCACGGCGATCCGGTAGTGGCCAGCATTTTCGTCAACCGGCTGCAGTTCGGTCCGAACGAGGATTTCGACAAATACCCGCGCACGATGGAAGCGGACATCGAAAAACTCCAGAAGGAAAACGTCTACGTGCTGTTCGCGCCGACGGAAAGGGATCTGTATCCGGAGCCGCAGGAGTATCGCGTGCATCCGCCGCACGATCTGGGCGATATCCTCGAAGGCGAATTCCGGCCCGGCTTCTTCCAGGGCGTATGCACGGTCGTGATGAAGCTGATGTCGTGCGTGCAGCCGCGCGTCGCCGTGTTCGGCAAGAAGGATTACCAGCAGTTGATGATCGTGCGCCGCATGTGCAACCAGTTCGCGCTGCCTACGGACATCATCGCCGCCGAAACCATTCGTGACACCGACGGTCTCGCGCTGAGTTCGCGCAATCGCTATCTGCAGGCCACCGAGCGCGCCGAAGCGCCGGAGCTGGCCGCTGAACTGAATCGCGTGCGCGATGCCGTGCTTTCCGGCGAGCGCGACTTCGCGAAAATCGAACAGGCGGCGATGGCGGCTTTGGCCGCGCGCGGCTGGCAGCCGGATTACATCGCGGTGCGGAAGCGCTCGGATCTGTTGCCGCCGGGTCCGCAAGACGCGAACGCGGAACTGGTCGTGCTGGCTGCCGCCAAGCTTGGCGCCACTCGTCTTATCGACAACCTCGAAATCTGA